In Cicer arietinum cultivar CDC Frontier isolate Library 1 chromosome 7, Cicar.CDCFrontier_v2.0, whole genome shotgun sequence, a single window of DNA contains:
- the LOC101498680 gene encoding uncharacterized protein, which yields MKNNFKDPNHNNLYSSINFSKLIGFIFLLITISYLFYSLRFLTHSYDCNNQNQNQNPIIHSYKTNFQPFEKEPPTNISHIVFGIGASAKLWKKRKEYIKLWWKPNQMRGIVWLEQPVKNDPNDENLLPLLRISQDTTNFKYKNSKGHRSAIRISRVISETVRLKMEGVRWFVMGDDDTFFIGENLVNVLKKYDHNEFYYIGSNSESHLQNIYFSYNMGYGGGGFAISYGLGVALEKMQDRCIQRYPGLYGSDDRIQACMAELGVPLTKEKGFHQFDVYGNLFGLLAAHPITPLVSLHHLDVVEPIFPNVTRVQALKRLTMPMNLDPAGLIQQSICYDKTRTWTISVSWGYAVQIYRGIFSAREMEMPSRTFLNWYKRADYTAYPFNTRPVSRNVCQKPFVYYLSKAIYDEDTNETESRYVRVQPNPDCKWKMEDPTQIKVVVVYKKPNPHLWDKSPRRNCCRVQHTKRKGTMVIDVGECKEDEVVEL from the exons ATGAAGAACAATTTCAAAGACCCAAATCACAACAATCTCTACTCTTCAATCAATTTTTCAAAGCTTATAGGTTTTATATTCCTCTTAATCACAATCTCATACCTTTTTTATTCACTTAGGTTCCTCACTCATTCCTATGATTgcaataatcaaaatcaaaaccaaaACCCAATCATTCATAGCTACAAAACAAATTTCCAACCCTTTGAAAAAGAACCACCAACAAATATTTCTCACATAGTATTTGGCATAGGTGCATCAGCAAAACtatggaaaaaaagaaaagagtacATAAAACTTTGGTGGAAACCAAATCAAATGCGTGGCATTGTTTGGTTAGAACAACCCGTAAAAAACGACCCAAATGACGAAAATCTCCTACCCCTTTTAAGAATCTCACAAGACACAACAAATTTCAAGTACAAAAACTCAAAGGGTCATAGATCAGCTATAAGGATCTCAAGGGTAATTTCGGAAACAGTTAGGCTAAAAATGGAAGGTGTGAGATGGTTTGTTATGGGTGATGATGACACATTTTTTATAGGTGAGAATTTAGTTAATGTTTTGAAGAAATATGAtcataatgaattttattatataggTAGTAATTCGGAGAGTCATttgcaaaatatttatttttcttataatatggGGTATGGTGGTGGTGGATTTGCTATAAGTTATGGTTTGGGTGTTGCATTGGAGAAAATGCAAGATAGGTGTATTCAAAGGTATCCTGGATTGTATGGTTCTGATGATAGGATTCAAGCTTGTATGGCTGAGCTTGGTGTTCCACTTACCAAAGAAAAAGGCTTTCATCAG TTTGATGTGTATGGGAATCTCTTTGGGCTTCTGGCAGCCCATCCAATTACACCATTGGTATCTCTCCATCACTTGGATGTGGTGGAGCCCATATTTCCGAATGTTACTCGGGTCCAAGCCTTAAAGCGGCTTACGATGCCGATGAATTTGGACCCGGCCGGACTCATCCAACAATCCATTTGCTATGACAAAACACGAACTTGGACCATATCTGTGTCTTGGGGTTATGCGGTTCAAATATATCGAGGCATTTTCTCCGCCCGAGAGATGGAAATGCCATCAAGGACCTTCCTAAATTGGTACAAGCGAGCAGATTACACCGCCTATCCATTCAACACACGCCCTGTTAGCCGAAATGTTTGTCAGAAACCATTTGTTTATTACTTGTCTAAAGCAATATATGACGAAGATACAAATGAGACTGAAAGTCGATATGTTCGGGTTCAACCAAATCCAGATTGCAAGTGGAAAATGGAGGATCCAACCCAAATCAAAGTGGTAGTGGTTTATAAGAAACCCAACCCACATTTGTGGGACAAg TCTCCAAGAAGAAATTGTTGTAGGGTTCAACATACAAAGAGGAAAGGAACTATGGTCATTGATGTGGGGGAATGCAAGGAAGATGAAGTTGTTGAATTGTAG
- the LOC101498005 gene encoding putative UDP-rhamnose:rhamnosyltransferase 1, whose product MQQVKMAEDIIHVVMLPWLAFGHLIPFFKLSIALAKSGVHVSYISTPKNIQRLPKLPSTLSHLINLVEISLPSLNTNLLPEGAEATMDIPIDKIQYLEEAYDQLQSPVKQLISNWLPDWIICDYSPHWIVEIAQEFHVKLIYYSVVSAATLVFLGPPSNTMKARFSPESLTAPPEWVTFPSSVAYTRNEAIAFSAIVHQKNASEVSGIERLVKVIGAAKAVICCSCYEIEGEYLHLYNKLVQKPVIPIGLLPVEMPQREIFEESRSESKIFEWLDKQETKSVVFVGFGSECKLSKEQVFEIAYGLEVSKLSFLWALRKPNWSCNDQDFLPIGFGERTSERGLVCMGWIPQQEILAHSSIGGCLFHSGWGSAIETLQFENNLVVLPFIIDQPLNARLLVDKGLAIEVKRYEDGRFSRNEIAKSLRQAMVLVEGKELRVKTREAAVIVGNLKLHQDHYIAEFVQFLKDGIKKRI is encoded by the coding sequence ATGCAGCAGGTGAAAATGGCTGAGGATATAATTCATGTAGTGATGCTTCCATGGTTAGCATTTGGTCACTTGATCCcatttttcaaactttcaatAGCCTTAGCCAAATCTGGTGTTCATGTCTCCTACATATCAACTCCCAAAAACATTCAAAGGCTTCCTAAACTTCCTTCAACTTTatcacatttaataaatttagtagaaaTTTCATTACCATCATTAAACACAAATCTCTTACCAGAAGGTGCTGAAGCTACAATGGACATTCCAATTGATAAAATTCAATACCTAGAAGAAGCATATGATCAACTCCAAAGTCCAGTGAAACAATTAATATCCAATTGGTTACCCGATTGGATAATCTGTGATTATAGTCCTCATTGGATTGTAGAGATTGCACAAGAGTTTCATGTAAAGCTAATATACTATTCCGTTGTTTCGGCTGCAACATTAGTGTTTCTTGGACCACCGAGTAACACGATGAAAGCACGATTCTCGCCAGAAAGTTTAACAGCACCGCCAGAATGGGTGACATTTCCATCATCAGTTGCTTATACCAGAAATGAAGCAATTGCTTTTTCTGCTATTGTCCATCAGAAAAATGCTTCTGAAGTTAGTGGCATTGAAAGGCTTGTTAAGGTAATTGGTGCTGCTAAAGCTGTAATATGTTGTAGTTGCTATGAGATTGAAGGTGAATATCTGCATCTATACAATAAACTAGTTCAGAAGCCTGTGATTCCTATAGGTTTGTTGCCTGTAGAGATGCCACAAAGAGAAATTTTTGAAGAATCAAGATCAGAGAGTAAAATATTTGAGTGGCTTGATAAACAAGAAACAAAATCAGTTGTTTTTGTAGGGTTTGGGAGTGAATGCAAATTGAGCAAGGAACAAGTTTTTGAAATAGCTTATGGACTTGAAGTGtcaaaattgtcatttttatgGGCATTAAGGAAGCCTAATTGGTCATGTAATGATCAAGATTTTCTACCTATTGGTTTTGGTGAAAGGACAAGTGAGAGAGGACTTGTTTGCATGGGATGGATACCACAACAAGAGATATTGGCACATTCATCTATTGgtgggtgtttgtttcattctGGATGGGGTTCAGCAATTGAAACATTGCAATTTGAAAACAACCTTGTTGTGCTACCTTTTATTATTGATCAGCCTCTTAATGCAAGACTTTTGGTGGATAAGGGTTTGGCTATTGAAGTTAAAAGATATGAAGATGGAAGATTCAGTAGAAATGAGATTGCTAAATCACTTAGACAAGCAATGGTGTTGGTGGAAGGAAAGGAGCTCAGAGTTAAGACAAGAGAAGCTGCTGTTATTGTAGGAAACTTGAAGCTGCATCAGGATCATTACATAGCAGAATTTGTCCAGTTTCTCAAGGACGGAATCAAGAAAAGGatatga
- the LOC101498336 gene encoding mechanosensitive ion channel protein 1, mitochondrial produces the protein MAAVRFSRVRYLHSSIKGSLNIQNVQNYHYHPNVAFNLARISSFSIDLSNRRYSKGELQSPKLFAQNQFSTRNVNGAFDSRIRFSRLCHQRSAVSLGSMTHVLSSRMYSSSLGGKGSRDGDTEVAAGSGVSDVSGGGDSVVSGDLVEKMKDTWKSVVEVASYAGEKVKEASDDLTPYAQQLLDSHPYLNMVVIPVGGTLTATLVGWFILPRILRKFHKYAMQGPVSLFPGSLSWGEPVPYEKSFWGAMEDPVRYLVTFLAFSQIAVMVAPTAIASQYLAPTWRGAVILSFVWFLHRWKTNVFARTLSSQSLLGLDREKVLALDKISSIGLFVIGIMAMAEACGVAVQSIVTVGGIGGVATAFAARDVLGNVFSGLSMQFSKPFSIGDTIKAGTIEGQVLEIGLTSTSLLSPEKFPVIVPNSFFSSQVIVNKSRADYRAIITKIPLQIEDISKIPQISDDVKSMLKSNAKVFLGKDVPYCFLSRIESSYAELTLGYNLKHMRKDEFYSAEQDILLQAVQIIKNHGVALGSTWNDMPSK, from the exons ATGGCCGCTGTTAGGTTTTCACGTGTAAGATACCTACATAGTTCAATCAAGGGTTCTTTGAATATTCAAAATGTTCAAAATTATCATTATCACCCTAATGTGGCTTTCAATCTTGCAAGAATTTCTAGTTTTTCTATAGATTTGTCGAACCGTCGTTATTCGAAAGGAGAGTTACAGTCACCTAAGTTGTTTGCTCAGAATCAGTTTAGTACCAGAAATGTCAATGGTGCATTTGATTCTAGAATTAGATTTTCTAGGTTATGTCATCAGAGAAGTGCTGTTTCTTTAGGTTCGATGACACATGTGTTGAGTTCCCGGATGTATTCGTCGTCTTTGGGTGGTAAAGGAAGTAGGGATGGTGATACTGAAGTGGCTGCTGGGTCTGGTGTGAGTGATGTGAGTGGTGGTGGCGATTCGGTTGTTTCGGGTGATTTGGTTGAGAAGATGAAAGATACATGGAAGAGTGTTGTAGAGGTAGCTTCATATGCTGGGGAAAAAGTTAAAGAAGCTTCTGATGATCTTACTCCATATGCTCAACAGTTGCTTGATTCACATCCTTATCTTAACATGGTGGTTATTCCGGTTGGGGGCACTTTAACTGCTACTCTTGTAGGTTGGTTCATCTTGCCTAGAATTTTAAGGAAATTTCATAAATATGCAATGCAAGGACCCGTTTCTCTATTTCCGGGAAGCTTGTCTTGGGGGGAGCCGGTTCCTTATGAGAAAAGCTTTTGGGGTGCTATGGAAGATCCAGTGCGATATTTAGTTACCTTCTTGGCATTCTCACAAAT TGCTGTAATGGTAGCTCCAACAGCTATAGCTTCGCAATATCTTGCACCTACTTGGAGAGGTGCAGTGATACTTTCATTTGTGTGGTTTTTGCATAGATGGAAAACAAATGTTTTTGCGCGGACATTGTCGAGTCAAAGTTTACTTGGACTTGATAGGGAGAAAGTGCTTGCTCTAGACAAAATATCTTCTATTGGTCTATTTGTGATTGGTATAATGGCGATGGCTGAGGCTTGTGGTGTGGCTGTGCAATCTATTGTAACTGTTGGTGGCATAGGAG GAGTTGCTACTGCTTTTGCTGCCAGAGATGTACTTGGCAATGTGTTCAGCGGTTTATCTATGCAGTTTTCAAAGCCCTTTTCAATTGGAGATACAATAAAA GCTGGAACGATAGAGGGCCAAGTGCTGGAAATTGGTCTTACTAGCACATCGTTGCTGAGTCCTGAGAAGTTCCCAGTCATTGTGCCGAACTCATTTTTTTCTAGCCAG GTAATTGTGAACAAGTCCCGTGCCGATTACCGTGCCATTATTACCAAAATTCCTCTGCAAATTGAGGACATAAGTAAGATTCCCCAGATATCGGATGATGTAAAAAGCATGTTAAAATCAAATGCAAAAGTTTTCTTAGGAAAAGATGTTCCCTACTGTTTCTTGTCACGTATAGAAAGTTCATATGCAGAACTGACACTTGGATACAACCTCAAGCACATG CGCAAAGATGAGTTCTACTCTGCAGAACAAGATATTCTCCTGCAAGCAGTTCAGATCATTAAAAATCATGGTGTTGCTCTTGGCAGCACATGGAATGACATGCCTTCTAAGTAA